The Coffea arabica cultivar ET-39 chromosome 1e, Coffea Arabica ET-39 HiFi, whole genome shotgun sequence genome has a window encoding:
- the LOC113708251 gene encoding auxin response factor 4-like isoform X2 produces the protein MEIDLNHAIVESSEVEKNANACSCNGECDKGGCGFGCVYCSLSTSTSSCSSNASSSNPPPPSKIFMELWYACAGPVTSLPKKGNVVVYFPQGHLEQAASVSSFPALEVPSFDLQPQIFCKVLEVELLANKENDEVYTQLTLLPISEVLALRSGGKDHEEAGTEEERTEAVPIKSTSHMFCKTLTASDTSTHGGFSVPRRAAEDCFPPLNYEEPRPSQELVARDIHGVEWRFRHIYRGQPRRHLLTTGWSIFVSQKNLVSGDAVLFLRGEGGDLRLGIRRAAGLRNGLSELVIKSQNAYPRVLAPVANAVSSNTAFKIFYSTRASHADFIVPYQKYVKSINNQIPVGTRFKISIDLDNAPDRRYSGVVTGVGDVDPHRWPNSKWRCLMVRWEEDASNRHERVSPWEIDFSASFANMSIQTSPRMKKLRTCMQADVQNSSRNGADLLSPMPYTNNVSGANKAVMTPPVWNGYIPGQVPLWDFAESARSGKVLQGQENLGLASPLYGGDKINRQLDFEMHPVAHQQFVSNGMEKANYSDFSRSQPSITYSGSMETNSFPKVLQGQEICSLKSLTGKTELNPSGWRKPELGGNILNINQRSFPSCYPLASEGIRNVVFPYNGVYKAGQDPVMLSYMANRERENHVLNSKSFRDGPTKEDGRHLSLANEPKAFEKKSIVPTTGTPLNNKKDENKGAGSVCKLFGVSLTEEAPASSSQSSSRRSCTKVHKQGNLVGRAIDLSKLKSYDDLLVELEKLFSMEGMLREPGKGWRVLYTDSEKDMMVVGDDPWPEFCDVVSKIHILTIEEVQKMSIGVLSDETRSCLEESPAVMDGSKSSVTAP, from the exons ATGGAAATTGATCTGAACCATGCAATAGTAGAGAGTAGTGAGGTGGAGAAGAATGCTAATGCATGCAGCTGTAACGGGGAATGTGACAAAGGTGGTTGTGGCTTTGGCTGTGTTTATTGCTCTTTGTCCACTTCCACCTCTTCGTGCTCTTCTAATGCTTCCTCCTCTAATCCTCCTCCTCCGTCAAAAATCTTCATGGAGCTCTGGTATGCCTGTGCTGGCCCTGTCACTAGCTTGCCCAAGAAAGGAAATGTGGTGGTCTACTTCCCTCAAGGTCACTTGGAACAGGCTGCTTCTGTCTCTTCTTTTCCTGCTTTGGAAGTTCCTTCTTTTGATCTCCAACCACAGATCTTTTGCAAGGTTTTAGAGGTCGAGCTACTT GCTAATAAGGAGAATGACGAGGTCTACACACAGCTGACTCTGCTCCCTATATCAGAG GTGCTAGCCTTGCGTTCAGGGGGAAAAGACCATGAAGAGGCGGGGACCGAAGAAGAGAGGACTGAAGCAGTGCCAATAAAATCAACCTCTCATATGTTCTGCAAAACTCTTACTGCCTCTGATACCAGCACCCATGGTGGATTTTCTGTTCCTCGAAGAGCTGCCGAAGACTGTTTCCCACCTTTG AATTATGAAGAGCCGCGGCCCTCTCAGGAACTTGTTGCTAGGGACATACATGGTGTGGAATGGAGATTTCGGcatatatatagag GCCAGCCGAGGCGGCATTTGCTTACAACTGGTTGGAGCATTTTTGTAAGCCAAAAGAATCTTGTTTCCGGTGATGCAGTTCTCTTTCTCAG GGGTGAAGGCGGGGACCTGAGGTTAGGAATAAGAAGAGCTGCTGGACTTCGAAATGGCCTCTCTGAGTTAGTTATTAAAAGCCAGAATGCTTATCCCAGAGTTCTTGCGCCAGTTGCAAATGCTGTCTCAAGCAATACTGCTTTCAAGATTTTCTACAGCACAAG AGCAAGTCATGCTGATTTTATTGTACCATATCAAAAGTACGTGAAAAGCATCAATAACCAGATACCTGTTGGGACAAGATTCAAAATCAGCATTGATTTGGACAATGCTCCTGATAGAAG GTACAGTGGTGTAGTGACTGGAGTTGGTGATGTTGATCCCCACAGATGGCCAAACTCAAAGTGGAGATGCTTAATG GTCAGGTGGGAAGAAGATGCTAGCAACCGTCATGAAAGAGTTTCTCCCTGGGAAATTGATTTTTCAGCTTCTTTTGCAAACATGAGCATCCAGACTTCTCCCAGAATGAAGAAACTGCGCACCTGCATGCAAGCAGATGTGCAGAACAGCTCTAGAAATGGTGCTGATCTTCTATCACCGATGCCATATACCAACAACGTTAGCGGGGCTAACAAAGCTGTTATGACACCGCCTGTATGGAATGGTTATATTCCTG GTCAGGTTCCCCTTTGGGACTTTGCGGAGTCTGCACGATCCGGTAAGGTCTTGCAAGGTCAAGAAAATTTAGGTTTAGCTTCACCTCTTTATGGCGGTGATAAGATAAACCGCCAGTTGGATTTTGAGATGCATCCTGTTGCACATCAACAATTTGTGTCAAATGGGATGGAGAAGGCAAACTACAGTGATTTTAGCAGAAGTCAGCCTTCCATCACCTACTCAGGCTCTATGGAAACAAATAGCTTTCCAAAGGTCTTGCAAGGTCAAGAAATTTGCTCACTTAAATCTCTAACTGGAAAAACTGAACTCAATCCTAGCGGTTGGAGAAAACCTGAGCTGGGCGGCAACATTTTGAACATAAATCAAAGATCCTTTCCCAGTTGTTATCCTTTAGCATCTGAAGGCATTAGAAACGTGGTTTTCCCGTACAATGGGGTCTATAAAGCTGGTCAAGATCCTGTCATGCTTTCCTATATGGCCAATCGTGAGAGAGAAAACCATGTGCTAAACTCAAAGTCCTTCAGGGATGGGCCAACTAAGGAGGATGGAAGACATCTCTCTCTAGCAAATGAGCCAAAGGCATTCGAGAAGAAGTCTATTGTCCCCACTACAGGAACACCCTTGAACAATAAAAAAGACGAGAACAAGGGAGCTGGATCTGTTTGTAAGCTATTTGGGGTTTCCCTGACTGAAGAAGCCCCTGCATCAAGTTCACAGAGTTCTAGCAGGAGAAGTTGTACAAAG GTTCACAAACAAGGCAATTTGGTGGGAAGAGCTATTGATCTGTCCAAACTGAAAAGTTATGATGACCTGCTGGTTGAGCTCGAGAAGCTGTTTAGCATGGAGGGAATGTTAAGGGAGCCTGGCAAGGGATGGCGTGTCCTGTATACTGACAGTGAGAAAGACATGATGGTTGTGGGAGATGATCCGTGGCC TGAGTTTTGTGACGTCGTGTCAAAGATCCACATATTAACCATAGAAGAAGTGCAGAAAATGTCCATTGGAGTGCTCAGTGATGAGACTCGTAGTTGTTTGGAAGAATCACCAGCAGTAATGGATGGCTCCAAGTCTTCAGTTACTGCACCCTGA
- the LOC113708269 gene encoding 2-methylacyl-CoA dehydrogenase, mitochondrial isoform X1: MWAVRSLASGFLRKQRQSAAAFSTSSFFDDSRKQFKEGVARFAQENIAPYASKIDTTNYFPEEVNLWKLMGDFGLHGITVPEEYGGLGLGYLEHCIAMEEISRASGSVGLSYGAHSNLCINQLVRNGTPTQKQKYLPKLISGEHVGALAMSEPNAGSDVISMKCRADRVDGGYILNGNKMWCTNGPVAQTLVVYAKTDIAANSKGITAFIIEKEMPGFSTAQKLDKLGMRGSDTCELVFENCFVPEENVLGQEGKGVYVMLSGLDLERLVLAGGPLGLMQACLDVVLPYVQQREQFGRPIGQFQFIQGKLADMYTSLQSSRSYVYSVAVDCDNGKIDPKDCAGVILCAAERATQVALQAIQCLGGNGYINEYMTGRLLRDAKLYEIGAGTSEIRRMIIGRELLKE; this comes from the exons ATGTGGGCAGTGAGGTCCTTGGCCTCAGGTTTTCTGAGAAAGCAGAGGCAGAGCGCTGCTGCTTTCTCCACTTCCTCATTCTTTGATGATTCACGCAAGCAG TTTAAAGAAGGTGTGGCACGTTTTGCTCAAGAAAATATTGCTCCTTATGCATCAAAAATAGACACAACAAATTATTTTCCAGAG GAGGTTAACTTATGGAAACTAATGGGAGATTTTGGTCTCCATGGAATAACAGTTCCAG AGGAATATGGAGGACTTGGCCTTGGCTATCTGGAACACTGCATAGCTATGGAGGAAATTAGTCGGGCATCTGGTTCTGTTGGGCTTTCGTATGGCGCCCACTCCAACCTTTGTATTAATCAGTTG GTGAGGAATGGGACCCCTACTCAGAAGCAAAAGTACCTGCCAAAG CTAATCAGTGGGGAGCATGTGGGAGCTCTTGCAATGAGTGAGCCAAATG CTGGTTCGGATGTTATTAGCATGAAGTGTAGAGCTGATCGAGTTGATGGAGGTTACATTCTAAATGGGAATAAGATGTGGTGCACCAATGGCCCTGTGGCTCAGACGCTG GTTGTCTATGCAAAAACAGATATTGCTGCTAATTCAAAAGGAATCACGGCATTTATCATCGAGAAGGAAATGCCCGG GTTCAGCACAGCCCAAAAATTAGATAAACTTGGAATGCGAGGGAGTGATAC ATGTGAGCTCGTTTTTGAAAATTGCTTTGTTCCAGAAGAAAATGTTCTAGGGCAAGAAGGAAAAG GAGTATATGTTATGTTGTCTGGGCTAGATTTGGAGAGGCTGGTTTTGGCAGGTGGACCTCTTGGTCTTATGCAGGCTTGTCTTGATGTTGTACTTCCATATGTCCAACAGAGAGAACAATTTGGCCGACCAATTGGCCAATTTCAATTTATACAG GGGAAACTTGCTGACATGTATACATCCTTGCAGTCTTCAAG ATCGTACGTGTATTCTGTTGCGGTAGACTGTGACAACGGAAAGATTGATCCCAAG GATTGTGCTGGGGTTATACTCTGTGCAGCTGAAAGAGCCACTCAAGTAGCTCTTCAG GCTATCCAGTGTCTTGGTGGCAATGGATACATCAATGAGTATATGACTGGACGCCTTCTTCGGGATGCCAAACTATACGAGATTGGGGCAGGCACCAGTGAGATTAGAAGAATGATAATTGGTCGCGAGCTCCTTAAAGAGTAG
- the LOC113708251 gene encoding auxin response factor 4-like isoform X1 — protein sequence MEIDLNHAIVESSEVEKNANACSCNGECDKGGCGFGCVYCSLSTSTSSCSSNASSSNPPPPSKIFMELWYACAGPVTSLPKKGNVVVYFPQGHLEQAASVSSFPALEVPSFDLQPQIFCKVLEVELLANKENDEVYTQLTLLPISEVLALRSGGKDHEEAGTEEERTEAVPIKSTSHMFCKTLTASDTSTHGGFSVPRRAAEDCFPPLNYEEPRPSQELVARDIHGVEWRFRHIYRGQPRRHLLTTGWSIFVSQKNLVSGDAVLFLRGEGGDLRLGIRRAAGLRNGLSELVIKSQNAYPRVLAPVANAVSSNTAFKIFYSTRASHADFIVPYQKYVKSINNQIPVGTRFKISIDLDNAPDRRYSGVVTGVGDVDPHRWPNSKWRCLMVRWEEDASNRHERVSPWEIDFSASFANMSIQTSPRMKKLRTCMQADVQNSSRNGADLLSPMPYTNNVSGANKAVMTPPVWNGYIPAGQVPLWDFAESARSGKVLQGQENLGLASPLYGGDKINRQLDFEMHPVAHQQFVSNGMEKANYSDFSRSQPSITYSGSMETNSFPKVLQGQEICSLKSLTGKTELNPSGWRKPELGGNILNINQRSFPSCYPLASEGIRNVVFPYNGVYKAGQDPVMLSYMANRERENHVLNSKSFRDGPTKEDGRHLSLANEPKAFEKKSIVPTTGTPLNNKKDENKGAGSVCKLFGVSLTEEAPASSSQSSSRRSCTKVHKQGNLVGRAIDLSKLKSYDDLLVELEKLFSMEGMLREPGKGWRVLYTDSEKDMMVVGDDPWPEFCDVVSKIHILTIEEVQKMSIGVLSDETRSCLEESPAVMDGSKSSVTAP from the exons ATGGAAATTGATCTGAACCATGCAATAGTAGAGAGTAGTGAGGTGGAGAAGAATGCTAATGCATGCAGCTGTAACGGGGAATGTGACAAAGGTGGTTGTGGCTTTGGCTGTGTTTATTGCTCTTTGTCCACTTCCACCTCTTCGTGCTCTTCTAATGCTTCCTCCTCTAATCCTCCTCCTCCGTCAAAAATCTTCATGGAGCTCTGGTATGCCTGTGCTGGCCCTGTCACTAGCTTGCCCAAGAAAGGAAATGTGGTGGTCTACTTCCCTCAAGGTCACTTGGAACAGGCTGCTTCTGTCTCTTCTTTTCCTGCTTTGGAAGTTCCTTCTTTTGATCTCCAACCACAGATCTTTTGCAAGGTTTTAGAGGTCGAGCTACTT GCTAATAAGGAGAATGACGAGGTCTACACACAGCTGACTCTGCTCCCTATATCAGAG GTGCTAGCCTTGCGTTCAGGGGGAAAAGACCATGAAGAGGCGGGGACCGAAGAAGAGAGGACTGAAGCAGTGCCAATAAAATCAACCTCTCATATGTTCTGCAAAACTCTTACTGCCTCTGATACCAGCACCCATGGTGGATTTTCTGTTCCTCGAAGAGCTGCCGAAGACTGTTTCCCACCTTTG AATTATGAAGAGCCGCGGCCCTCTCAGGAACTTGTTGCTAGGGACATACATGGTGTGGAATGGAGATTTCGGcatatatatagag GCCAGCCGAGGCGGCATTTGCTTACAACTGGTTGGAGCATTTTTGTAAGCCAAAAGAATCTTGTTTCCGGTGATGCAGTTCTCTTTCTCAG GGGTGAAGGCGGGGACCTGAGGTTAGGAATAAGAAGAGCTGCTGGACTTCGAAATGGCCTCTCTGAGTTAGTTATTAAAAGCCAGAATGCTTATCCCAGAGTTCTTGCGCCAGTTGCAAATGCTGTCTCAAGCAATACTGCTTTCAAGATTTTCTACAGCACAAG AGCAAGTCATGCTGATTTTATTGTACCATATCAAAAGTACGTGAAAAGCATCAATAACCAGATACCTGTTGGGACAAGATTCAAAATCAGCATTGATTTGGACAATGCTCCTGATAGAAG GTACAGTGGTGTAGTGACTGGAGTTGGTGATGTTGATCCCCACAGATGGCCAAACTCAAAGTGGAGATGCTTAATG GTCAGGTGGGAAGAAGATGCTAGCAACCGTCATGAAAGAGTTTCTCCCTGGGAAATTGATTTTTCAGCTTCTTTTGCAAACATGAGCATCCAGACTTCTCCCAGAATGAAGAAACTGCGCACCTGCATGCAAGCAGATGTGCAGAACAGCTCTAGAAATGGTGCTGATCTTCTATCACCGATGCCATATACCAACAACGTTAGCGGGGCTAACAAAGCTGTTATGACACCGCCTGTATGGAATGGTTATATTCCTG CAGGTCAGGTTCCCCTTTGGGACTTTGCGGAGTCTGCACGATCCGGTAAGGTCTTGCAAGGTCAAGAAAATTTAGGTTTAGCTTCACCTCTTTATGGCGGTGATAAGATAAACCGCCAGTTGGATTTTGAGATGCATCCTGTTGCACATCAACAATTTGTGTCAAATGGGATGGAGAAGGCAAACTACAGTGATTTTAGCAGAAGTCAGCCTTCCATCACCTACTCAGGCTCTATGGAAACAAATAGCTTTCCAAAGGTCTTGCAAGGTCAAGAAATTTGCTCACTTAAATCTCTAACTGGAAAAACTGAACTCAATCCTAGCGGTTGGAGAAAACCTGAGCTGGGCGGCAACATTTTGAACATAAATCAAAGATCCTTTCCCAGTTGTTATCCTTTAGCATCTGAAGGCATTAGAAACGTGGTTTTCCCGTACAATGGGGTCTATAAAGCTGGTCAAGATCCTGTCATGCTTTCCTATATGGCCAATCGTGAGAGAGAAAACCATGTGCTAAACTCAAAGTCCTTCAGGGATGGGCCAACTAAGGAGGATGGAAGACATCTCTCTCTAGCAAATGAGCCAAAGGCATTCGAGAAGAAGTCTATTGTCCCCACTACAGGAACACCCTTGAACAATAAAAAAGACGAGAACAAGGGAGCTGGATCTGTTTGTAAGCTATTTGGGGTTTCCCTGACTGAAGAAGCCCCTGCATCAAGTTCACAGAGTTCTAGCAGGAGAAGTTGTACAAAG GTTCACAAACAAGGCAATTTGGTGGGAAGAGCTATTGATCTGTCCAAACTGAAAAGTTATGATGACCTGCTGGTTGAGCTCGAGAAGCTGTTTAGCATGGAGGGAATGTTAAGGGAGCCTGGCAAGGGATGGCGTGTCCTGTATACTGACAGTGAGAAAGACATGATGGTTGTGGGAGATGATCCGTGGCC TGAGTTTTGTGACGTCGTGTCAAAGATCCACATATTAACCATAGAAGAAGTGCAGAAAATGTCCATTGGAGTGCTCAGTGATGAGACTCGTAGTTGTTTGGAAGAATCACCAGCAGTAATGGATGGCTCCAAGTCTTCAGTTACTGCACCCTGA
- the LOC113708251 gene encoding auxin response factor 4-like isoform X3, with translation MEIDLNHAIVESSEVEKNANACSCNGECDKGGCGFGCVYCSLSTSTSSCSSNASSSNPPPPSKIFMELWYACAGPVTSLPKKGNVVVYFPQGHLEQAASVSSFPALEVPSFDLQPQIFCKVLEVELLANKENDEVYTQLTLLPISEVLALRSGGKDHEEAGTEEERTEAVPIKSTSHMFCKTLTASDTSTHGGFSVPRRAAEDCFPPLNYEEPRPSQELVARDIHGVEWRFRHIYRGQPRRHLLTTGWSIFVSQKNLVSGDAVLFLRGEGGDLRLGIRRAAGLRNGLSELVIKSQNAYPRVLAPVANAVSSNTAFKIFYSTRASHADFIVPYQKYVKSINNQIPVGTRFKISIDLDNAPDRRYSGVVTGVGDVDPHRWPNSKWRCLMVRWEEDASNRHERVSPWEIDFSASFANMSIQTSPRMKKLRTCMQADVQNSSRNGADLLSPMPYTNNVSGANKAVMTPPVWNGYIPAGQVPLWDFAESARSGKVLQGQENLGLASPLYGGDKINRQLDFEMHPVAHQQFVSNGMEKANYSDFSRSQPSITYSGSMETNSFPKVLQGQEICSLKSLTGKTELNPSGWRKPELGGNILNINQRSFPSCYPLASEGIRNVVFPYNGVYKAGQDPVMLSYMANRERENHVLNSKSFRDGPTKEDGRHLSLANEPKAFEKKSIVPTTGTPLNNKKDENKGAGSVCKLFGVSLTEEAPASSSQSSSRRSCTKVHKQGNLVGRAIDLSKLKSYDDLLVELEKLFSMEGMLREPGKGWRVLYTDSEKDMMVVGDDPWPCGSISSWRKSTSF, from the exons ATGGAAATTGATCTGAACCATGCAATAGTAGAGAGTAGTGAGGTGGAGAAGAATGCTAATGCATGCAGCTGTAACGGGGAATGTGACAAAGGTGGTTGTGGCTTTGGCTGTGTTTATTGCTCTTTGTCCACTTCCACCTCTTCGTGCTCTTCTAATGCTTCCTCCTCTAATCCTCCTCCTCCGTCAAAAATCTTCATGGAGCTCTGGTATGCCTGTGCTGGCCCTGTCACTAGCTTGCCCAAGAAAGGAAATGTGGTGGTCTACTTCCCTCAAGGTCACTTGGAACAGGCTGCTTCTGTCTCTTCTTTTCCTGCTTTGGAAGTTCCTTCTTTTGATCTCCAACCACAGATCTTTTGCAAGGTTTTAGAGGTCGAGCTACTT GCTAATAAGGAGAATGACGAGGTCTACACACAGCTGACTCTGCTCCCTATATCAGAG GTGCTAGCCTTGCGTTCAGGGGGAAAAGACCATGAAGAGGCGGGGACCGAAGAAGAGAGGACTGAAGCAGTGCCAATAAAATCAACCTCTCATATGTTCTGCAAAACTCTTACTGCCTCTGATACCAGCACCCATGGTGGATTTTCTGTTCCTCGAAGAGCTGCCGAAGACTGTTTCCCACCTTTG AATTATGAAGAGCCGCGGCCCTCTCAGGAACTTGTTGCTAGGGACATACATGGTGTGGAATGGAGATTTCGGcatatatatagag GCCAGCCGAGGCGGCATTTGCTTACAACTGGTTGGAGCATTTTTGTAAGCCAAAAGAATCTTGTTTCCGGTGATGCAGTTCTCTTTCTCAG GGGTGAAGGCGGGGACCTGAGGTTAGGAATAAGAAGAGCTGCTGGACTTCGAAATGGCCTCTCTGAGTTAGTTATTAAAAGCCAGAATGCTTATCCCAGAGTTCTTGCGCCAGTTGCAAATGCTGTCTCAAGCAATACTGCTTTCAAGATTTTCTACAGCACAAG AGCAAGTCATGCTGATTTTATTGTACCATATCAAAAGTACGTGAAAAGCATCAATAACCAGATACCTGTTGGGACAAGATTCAAAATCAGCATTGATTTGGACAATGCTCCTGATAGAAG GTACAGTGGTGTAGTGACTGGAGTTGGTGATGTTGATCCCCACAGATGGCCAAACTCAAAGTGGAGATGCTTAATG GTCAGGTGGGAAGAAGATGCTAGCAACCGTCATGAAAGAGTTTCTCCCTGGGAAATTGATTTTTCAGCTTCTTTTGCAAACATGAGCATCCAGACTTCTCCCAGAATGAAGAAACTGCGCACCTGCATGCAAGCAGATGTGCAGAACAGCTCTAGAAATGGTGCTGATCTTCTATCACCGATGCCATATACCAACAACGTTAGCGGGGCTAACAAAGCTGTTATGACACCGCCTGTATGGAATGGTTATATTCCTG CAGGTCAGGTTCCCCTTTGGGACTTTGCGGAGTCTGCACGATCCGGTAAGGTCTTGCAAGGTCAAGAAAATTTAGGTTTAGCTTCACCTCTTTATGGCGGTGATAAGATAAACCGCCAGTTGGATTTTGAGATGCATCCTGTTGCACATCAACAATTTGTGTCAAATGGGATGGAGAAGGCAAACTACAGTGATTTTAGCAGAAGTCAGCCTTCCATCACCTACTCAGGCTCTATGGAAACAAATAGCTTTCCAAAGGTCTTGCAAGGTCAAGAAATTTGCTCACTTAAATCTCTAACTGGAAAAACTGAACTCAATCCTAGCGGTTGGAGAAAACCTGAGCTGGGCGGCAACATTTTGAACATAAATCAAAGATCCTTTCCCAGTTGTTATCCTTTAGCATCTGAAGGCATTAGAAACGTGGTTTTCCCGTACAATGGGGTCTATAAAGCTGGTCAAGATCCTGTCATGCTTTCCTATATGGCCAATCGTGAGAGAGAAAACCATGTGCTAAACTCAAAGTCCTTCAGGGATGGGCCAACTAAGGAGGATGGAAGACATCTCTCTCTAGCAAATGAGCCAAAGGCATTCGAGAAGAAGTCTATTGTCCCCACTACAGGAACACCCTTGAACAATAAAAAAGACGAGAACAAGGGAGCTGGATCTGTTTGTAAGCTATTTGGGGTTTCCCTGACTGAAGAAGCCCCTGCATCAAGTTCACAGAGTTCTAGCAGGAGAAGTTGTACAAAG GTTCACAAACAAGGCAATTTGGTGGGAAGAGCTATTGATCTGTCCAAACTGAAAAGTTATGATGACCTGCTGGTTGAGCTCGAGAAGCTGTTTAGCATGGAGGGAATGTTAAGGGAGCCTGGCAAGGGATGGCGTGTCCTGTATACTGACAGTGAGAAAGACATGATGGTTGTGGGAGATGATCCGTGGCC TTGTGGTAGCATTTCTTCATGGCGAAAGTCAACAAGTTTTTGA
- the LOC113708269 gene encoding isovaleryl-CoA dehydrogenase, mitochondrial isoform X2: MGDFGLHGITVPEEYGGLGLGYLEHCIAMEEISRASGSVGLSYGAHSNLCINQLVRNGTPTQKQKYLPKLISGEHVGALAMSEPNAGSDVISMKCRADRVDGGYILNGNKMWCTNGPVAQTLVVYAKTDIAANSKGITAFIIEKEMPGFSTAQKLDKLGMRGSDTCELVFENCFVPEENVLGQEGKGVYVMLSGLDLERLVLAGGPLGLMQACLDVVLPYVQQREQFGRPIGQFQFIQGKLADMYTSLQSSRSYVYSVAVDCDNGKIDPKDCAGVILCAAERATQVALQAIQCLGGNGYINEYMTGRLLRDAKLYEIGAGTSEIRRMIIGRELLKE; this comes from the exons ATGGGAGATTTTGGTCTCCATGGAATAACAGTTCCAG AGGAATATGGAGGACTTGGCCTTGGCTATCTGGAACACTGCATAGCTATGGAGGAAATTAGTCGGGCATCTGGTTCTGTTGGGCTTTCGTATGGCGCCCACTCCAACCTTTGTATTAATCAGTTG GTGAGGAATGGGACCCCTACTCAGAAGCAAAAGTACCTGCCAAAG CTAATCAGTGGGGAGCATGTGGGAGCTCTTGCAATGAGTGAGCCAAATG CTGGTTCGGATGTTATTAGCATGAAGTGTAGAGCTGATCGAGTTGATGGAGGTTACATTCTAAATGGGAATAAGATGTGGTGCACCAATGGCCCTGTGGCTCAGACGCTG GTTGTCTATGCAAAAACAGATATTGCTGCTAATTCAAAAGGAATCACGGCATTTATCATCGAGAAGGAAATGCCCGG GTTCAGCACAGCCCAAAAATTAGATAAACTTGGAATGCGAGGGAGTGATAC ATGTGAGCTCGTTTTTGAAAATTGCTTTGTTCCAGAAGAAAATGTTCTAGGGCAAGAAGGAAAAG GAGTATATGTTATGTTGTCTGGGCTAGATTTGGAGAGGCTGGTTTTGGCAGGTGGACCTCTTGGTCTTATGCAGGCTTGTCTTGATGTTGTACTTCCATATGTCCAACAGAGAGAACAATTTGGCCGACCAATTGGCCAATTTCAATTTATACAG GGGAAACTTGCTGACATGTATACATCCTTGCAGTCTTCAAG ATCGTACGTGTATTCTGTTGCGGTAGACTGTGACAACGGAAAGATTGATCCCAAG GATTGTGCTGGGGTTATACTCTGTGCAGCTGAAAGAGCCACTCAAGTAGCTCTTCAG GCTATCCAGTGTCTTGGTGGCAATGGATACATCAATGAGTATATGACTGGACGCCTTCTTCGGGATGCCAAACTATACGAGATTGGGGCAGGCACCAGTGAGATTAGAAGAATGATAATTGGTCGCGAGCTCCTTAAAGAGTAG